From a single Verrucomicrobiota bacterium JB022 genomic region:
- a CDS encoding putative colanic acid biosynthesis acetyltransferase gives MSSAEPRQFLSPSFSRRNRIGRWLWGFVYTIFIRCSPRVAHGWRAWWLRLFGARLGARCRIYPKAEIWAPWNLRCGDEVIVADTAVIDNKGLIELGSRTVISQQAYLAAGSHDLQDPAFQLVTAPIRTGENVWVAAGAMVLPGVTLGEGAVAAARAVVTRDVAPWTVVAGNPARPIKERRWHEPS, from the coding sequence ATGAGTTCCGCCGAGCCGCGCCAGTTTTTGTCGCCCAGCTTTTCCCGCCGCAACCGTATCGGTCGCTGGCTGTGGGGCTTTGTCTACACCATCTTTATTCGTTGCAGCCCGCGTGTGGCACACGGCTGGCGCGCGTGGTGGCTCCGGCTGTTTGGGGCGCGACTCGGTGCGCGCTGCCGCATCTACCCCAAGGCCGAGATCTGGGCTCCGTGGAATCTGCGCTGCGGCGACGAAGTGATCGTCGCCGACACGGCAGTGATCGACAACAAGGGCCTGATCGAGCTCGGCAGCCGCACCGTGATCAGCCAACAAGCCTACCTCGCGGCGGGTTCGCACGATTTGCAAGACCCGGCCTTCCAGCTCGTCACCGCGCCGATCCGCACCGGCGAAAACGTCTGGGTGGCGGCGGGCGCCATGGTGTTGCCGGGCGTCACTCTTGGCGAAGGGGCCGTCGCGGCTGCCCGGGCCGTCGTGACGCGCGATGTGGCCCCTTGGACCGTGGTGGCGGGTAACCCGGCCCGACCGATTAAAGAAAGACGCTGGCATGAACCCTCCTGA
- a CDS encoding glycosyltransferase — MRLLHAIPRLDPALGGTVEAVRRLGLALQELGVEQVVATVDDPQADYLPAFPLPVQALGPATNFYGHSRAFQPWLAAHAAEFDAVMVHGLWQYPSLIAWQVCGKEVPYYVFPHGMLDPWFNRRYPLKYLKKLPYWTLIERAVLNQAKGVLYTAEAERELARRSFPRYRPRELVCGLGTATPTGDPKAEQAAFLERFPQLAGRPFLLFLGRLCAKKGVDLLAEAHAERADWPFDLVLAGPGEDEPFAADIRQRFPAERIHWIGPIAGDAKWGALRQAEALILPSHQENFGLVVAEALAVSTPVLLTRQVNIWREVVDAGAGLAEADTLEGTRRLLTHWRDLLEAERARWGENALACFTEHFRMEATAQRLLSILQHDLSAT; from the coding sequence ATGCGCCTGCTTCACGCCATACCTCGTTTGGATCCTGCGCTGGGCGGCACCGTGGAGGCGGTTCGCCGGTTGGGGCTCGCCCTGCAAGAGCTGGGGGTGGAGCAGGTGGTCGCCACGGTCGACGATCCGCAGGCGGATTACCTGCCCGCGTTCCCGCTTCCGGTGCAGGCCCTGGGGCCGGCGACAAATTTCTACGGCCACAGCCGCGCCTTTCAACCCTGGCTGGCCGCCCATGCCGCCGAGTTCGATGCGGTAATGGTGCACGGCCTGTGGCAATACCCGAGCCTCATCGCCTGGCAGGTCTGCGGCAAGGAGGTGCCGTACTATGTCTTCCCGCACGGCATGCTCGACCCTTGGTTCAACCGGCGATACCCGCTCAAATACCTGAAAAAGCTGCCTTACTGGACGCTGATCGAGCGGGCGGTGTTGAATCAGGCCAAAGGCGTGCTCTATACCGCCGAGGCGGAGCGTGAGCTGGCCCGTCGCAGCTTCCCGCGCTACCGCCCGCGCGAACTCGTCTGCGGGCTCGGCACGGCCACGCCGACCGGCGACCCAAAGGCGGAGCAGGCGGCCTTTCTGGAGCGCTTTCCGCAACTGGCGGGGCGACCTTTCTTGCTGTTTCTGGGACGGTTGTGCGCCAAAAAGGGCGTCGACCTGCTGGCCGAGGCGCATGCAGAAAGGGCCGACTGGCCTTTTGACCTGGTGCTGGCCGGGCCGGGCGAGGATGAGCCGTTTGCGGCAGACATTCGTCAACGCTTCCCGGCGGAGCGGATCCACTGGATCGGTCCGATCGCGGGCGACGCCAAATGGGGCGCGCTGCGGCAGGCCGAGGCCTTGATTTTGCCGTCTCACCAGGAGAATTTTGGTCTGGTGGTGGCGGAAGCCTTGGCCGTAAGCACCCCGGTATTACTGACCCGGCAGGTCAATATCTGGCGCGAAGTGGTCGATGCCGGTGCGGGTTTGGCCGAGGCCGACACGCTGGAGGGCACGCGACGCTTGCTCACGCACTGGCGCGACCTGCTCGAGGCGGAACGCGCACGCTGGGGCGAAAATGCGCTTGCCTGCTTCACCGAACACTTTCGGATGGAAGCGACCGCGCAACGCCTTCTGTCGATCCTGCAGCACGATTTGTCCGCCACATGA
- a CDS encoding glycosyltransferase family 4 protein, with product MKWVYTAPNRAHHYPYARALADAGVLGTFVSGFSRLSPRSEVELPSGRLKRVDLWQSAYVLSARLPFLSYGQREALSVQSKRALDAATSRALTEANGALFYAGTGNATCRRWKGQRVLVCEAVNSHWLHQYEILADECARLKLPAPPFHPAERDRRLRDYAEADCILGPSDFVLESFRARGVPTDRLLKVRYGAPAPVALKSEPEAADKPFRVLYVGQLNFRKGLRYLAQAFDRLRVPRKELWLVGPEAPPTGMEGAEWPTGTQLRGVLKGEELTAAYRAADVFVQPSLEEGLSLVVGEAMAHGLPVVASEHSGAAELLEAGRSGWLFPARGVDELTTHLETLAVDPELRRVMGEAAARRIAEVGGWDRAGRELVTTLARISPA from the coding sequence GTGAAGTGGGTCTACACCGCGCCGAACCGGGCCCACCATTACCCCTACGCCCGAGCCTTGGCGGATGCGGGCGTGCTGGGGACCTTCGTGTCCGGTTTTTCGCGGTTGAGCCCTCGTTCCGAGGTGGAGCTGCCGAGCGGGCGGCTTAAGCGGGTCGATCTGTGGCAAAGCGCATACGTCCTCTCCGCGCGGCTGCCATTCCTTTCCTACGGGCAGCGCGAAGCCCTTAGCGTCCAGAGCAAACGGGCTCTCGACGCCGCCACCAGCCGGGCGTTGACCGAGGCCAACGGTGCGCTTTTCTATGCCGGCACGGGCAACGCCACTTGCCGCCGCTGGAAGGGCCAGCGCGTGCTCGTCTGCGAGGCGGTCAACAGCCATTGGCTGCATCAATACGAGATCCTGGCCGACGAGTGCGCACGCCTGAAGCTGCCTGCGCCGCCCTTTCACCCCGCTGAACGCGACCGGCGTTTGCGTGATTATGCGGAGGCGGATTGCATCCTGGGCCCGTCCGATTTTGTGCTGGAGAGTTTTCGTGCGCGCGGCGTCCCGACGGACCGGCTGCTGAAGGTCCGCTACGGAGCACCTGCGCCTGTGGCCCTCAAGTCTGAGCCCGAAGCCGCCGATAAACCCTTTCGCGTGCTCTATGTAGGGCAACTGAACTTTCGCAAAGGCCTCCGCTACCTCGCCCAGGCTTTCGATCGGCTGCGCGTGCCCCGCAAGGAGCTGTGGCTGGTCGGGCCCGAAGCCCCGCCAACCGGCATGGAGGGGGCGGAGTGGCCGACCGGCACCCAGTTACGTGGCGTCTTGAAGGGCGAGGAGCTGACCGCCGCTTACCGCGCCGCCGATGTCTTTGTCCAGCCGAGCCTGGAAGAGGGCTTGTCGCTGGTGGTGGGCGAGGCGATGGCGCACGGCCTGCCGGTGGTGGCCAGCGAGCACTCTGGCGCGGCCGAACTGCTGGAGGCAGGCCGCTCGGGCTGGCTCTTTCCCGCGCGTGGGGTGGATGAACTGACCACCCACCTTGAAACCCTCGCTGTCGATCCAGAGCTTCGGCGCGTCATGGGCGAAGCGGCTGCCCGTCGCATCGCCGAAGTGGGCGGCTGGGACCGCGCCGGTCGAGAACTCGTTACCACTCTTGCCCGCATCTCTCCGGCATGA
- a CDS encoding glycosyltransferase family 4 protein, producing the protein MKVLLLVQGQLDRRLGGPRLPMDLASGLRAQGVSVAVESADTLRQKTHALPGEPWEVLLGRYVEAHGSFDVLDFDHLPFPLDPAQIPIRLSVARVSLLLLHLADMRLPDDPRPLVRMKKALQPWRYRWQQEGQIRETAETLRRAGGVMVNNHRDAARLGQLGLDPRQVAVVLPGCVQAERAALEAVAARPKARPPVIAFVGTFDFRKGCLDLVKMFERLSAAIPGVRLRLLGTKGLFQTEAEVRGFFPARLRAQLEVHPQFSPEALPGLLADASLGLFPSYLESFGYGALEMMHAGLPVLAYDVPGPSEFVPHAQLFAAGDVAGMVARAVALLKTPDLLPAVLSAQAGEVQNLSAEQHAARTLEVYAHWLRHDTAPHG; encoded by the coding sequence ATGAAAGTGCTTTTGCTCGTGCAAGGGCAGCTCGACCGCCGTCTGGGCGGCCCCCGCCTGCCGATGGACCTCGCCAGCGGGTTGCGCGCGCAAGGGGTGTCCGTTGCGGTGGAGTCGGCTGATACCCTGCGCCAAAAGACCCACGCCCTGCCCGGTGAACCGTGGGAAGTCCTGTTGGGCCGTTACGTGGAGGCTCACGGTTCGTTTGATGTGCTGGATTTCGATCATCTGCCGTTCCCGCTCGATCCGGCGCAAATTCCGATCCGGCTGTCGGTTGCCCGGGTTTCGCTCCTGCTCCTGCATTTGGCCGATATGCGGCTGCCCGACGACCCGCGCCCGCTTGTGCGCATGAAGAAGGCCCTGCAGCCGTGGCGCTATCGCTGGCAGCAAGAGGGCCAGATCCGTGAGACTGCCGAGACGCTTCGCCGCGCCGGTGGCGTGATGGTCAACAACCACCGCGACGCCGCTCGCCTGGGCCAGTTGGGGCTCGACCCGCGCCAGGTGGCCGTGGTCCTGCCGGGCTGCGTTCAGGCCGAACGGGCTGCGCTGGAGGCTGTCGCGGCCCGCCCCAAGGCTCGCCCGCCGGTCATCGCGTTCGTCGGCACCTTCGATTTTCGTAAAGGCTGTCTGGACCTGGTAAAGATGTTCGAGCGCCTCAGCGCGGCGATTCCCGGTGTGCGGCTGCGCCTGCTGGGCACTAAGGGGCTTTTCCAGACCGAGGCGGAGGTGCGCGGTTTCTTTCCAGCCCGCTTGCGGGCTCAGTTGGAGGTGCATCCGCAGTTTTCGCCGGAAGCTCTGCCGGGTCTGTTGGCGGATGCCTCGCTCGGGCTCTTCCCGTCTTATCTGGAAAGCTTTGGCTACGGCGCGCTGGAGATGATGCATGCGGGGCTGCCCGTGCTCGCTTATGACGTGCCGGGACCGAGTGAATTTGTGCCGCACGCCCAGCTTTTTGCGGCGGGTGATGTGGCGGGGATGGTGGCCCGGGCGGTGGCGTTACTGAAAACCCCAGACCTTTTGCCTGCCGTCCTGTCCGCACAGGCTGGGGAAGTGCAAAATCTTTCCGCCGAACAACATGCCGCTCGTACTTTAGAAGTTTACGCGCACTGGCTGAGGCACGATACTGCACCGCATGGCTGA
- a CDS encoding glycosyltransferase family 4 protein has product MRIRHFSPTYFHPDSVMGGGERYVHELARFQARQGATVEVVSCGGRRDFVQDGVSYRIFPARTSGRFTRDNPLSFSALRALVATDIVHVHQVSTLMGDLAVVQACLSRQPIFVTDHGGGGGTVLHRRLPVTAGYASGIGQSHVGVQLLQTKPGLRTVEIPGGVDLDRFTPPAYGAPREGILYVGRLLPHKGVHVLLEACRHFRDCPPVRIVGRVADPAYLQRLRELAQGLPVKFIHDANDVKLVALYRRSAVAVLPSVSAPRVDGLPSFAELMGFTLLEAQACGTPVVASDTGGMGQFIARGVSGEVVRQDDPAALAIGLQKVLADQHAYAARTREWVELFGWEAVAQRHLALYLAALDEGVGQ; this is encoded by the coding sequence ATGCGCATCCGGCACTTCAGCCCCACGTATTTCCACCCCGACTCGGTGATGGGCGGGGGCGAACGCTATGTGCACGAGCTGGCGCGCTTTCAGGCCCGCCAAGGTGCGACGGTCGAAGTCGTCAGCTGCGGAGGGCGGCGCGACTTTGTGCAGGACGGGGTATCTTACCGCATTTTCCCTGCGCGCACCTCCGGCCGCTTTACCCGCGACAATCCGCTCTCGTTTTCGGCTCTCCGGGCGCTGGTTGCGACCGACATTGTGCACGTCCACCAGGTTTCGACCTTGATGGGCGATCTTGCGGTAGTACAGGCCTGCCTGAGCCGCCAACCGATCTTTGTGACCGATCACGGGGGCGGGGGCGGCACTGTCTTGCATCGTCGCCTACCCGTGACGGCAGGCTACGCCTCGGGCATCGGGCAAAGCCACGTCGGCGTGCAATTGCTACAGACTAAGCCGGGGCTGCGCACGGTGGAAATCCCCGGTGGGGTCGACCTCGACCGCTTTACGCCGCCAGCCTACGGTGCCCCTCGCGAAGGCATCCTCTACGTGGGCCGTCTGCTGCCGCACAAGGGCGTACACGTCTTGTTGGAGGCTTGCCGCCACTTCCGCGATTGCCCGCCGGTACGGATCGTGGGGCGCGTGGCCGATCCGGCTTACCTGCAGCGTCTGCGCGAGCTGGCCCAAGGCTTGCCGGTCAAGTTCATCCACGACGCCAACGACGTGAAGCTCGTGGCGCTTTACCGGCGTTCGGCTGTGGCGGTGCTGCCCTCGGTCTCCGCTCCCCGGGTCGACGGTCTGCCGTCGTTTGCCGAATTGATGGGATTTACCCTGCTCGAAGCTCAAGCTTGCGGCACTCCGGTCGTCGCTTCCGATACCGGGGGCATGGGGCAATTTATCGCGCGCGGGGTGTCGGGCGAAGTCGTCCGGCAAGACGATCCTGCCGCCTTAGCCATCGGCCTGCAGAAGGTTCTGGCCGACCAGCACGCCTACGCCGCCCGCACGCGCGAATGGGTCGAGCTGTTTGGCTGGGAAGCGGTCGCCCAGCGACACCTGGCGCTCTACCTCGCGGCCCTGGACGAAGGGGTGGGGCAATGA
- a CDS encoding glycosyltransferase, with translation MPRISIILCTRNPRADYLEAVLAALRQQTLEPSAWELIVIDSASDRPLASQVDLVWHPAARVIRLDQPGLTPARLAGFAAAKADLLLMVDDDNVLAPDYLAEAVRIGEACPWVGAWGGNVCLVFEQSPPDWLERYRGLLAERTFDRVYWSNDYLNAKVPCGAGMVLRRAVAQAYQQRTLADPARQALDRSGDSLLSDGDTDLALTACDVGLGVGAFPSLTLQHLIPARRLTLEYINNLHAAMITSGLTLRALRPATRGEVDAPEGLVTRLRWWGQWARASREDRVIQTTGREAREEALKRLRERGLIS, from the coding sequence ATGCCCCGGATCTCGATCATCCTTTGCACGCGCAACCCCCGCGCGGATTACCTCGAAGCGGTCCTGGCGGCTCTGCGACAACAGACGCTGGAGCCCTCCGCGTGGGAGCTGATCGTCATCGACAGCGCGTCGGACCGGCCGCTGGCCTCGCAGGTCGACCTCGTGTGGCATCCGGCTGCCCGCGTCATCCGGCTCGATCAACCGGGGCTGACGCCTGCCCGCCTTGCCGGCTTTGCCGCCGCCAAGGCCGACCTGCTGCTGATGGTCGACGACGACAACGTGCTGGCGCCCGATTACCTGGCCGAAGCCGTCCGCATCGGCGAAGCCTGCCCATGGGTGGGCGCGTGGGGCGGCAACGTGTGCCTCGTCTTCGAGCAAAGCCCTCCCGACTGGCTCGAACGCTACCGGGGCTTGCTGGCCGAGCGCACCTTCGACCGTGTTTACTGGAGCAACGACTACCTCAATGCCAAAGTGCCCTGTGGCGCGGGCATGGTGCTGAGGCGGGCGGTCGCGCAGGCCTATCAGCAGCGCACCTTGGCCGACCCGGCGCGGCAGGCGCTCGACCGGAGCGGCGACAGCCTGCTCTCCGACGGCGATACCGACCTCGCGTTGACCGCCTGCGACGTCGGGCTGGGCGTGGGGGCATTTCCGAGCCTCACCCTGCAGCACCTGATCCCGGCCCGCCGCCTCACGCTGGAGTATATCAACAACCTGCACGCGGCCATGATCACCTCGGGCCTGACTTTGCGGGCGCTGCGCCCGGCTACGCGGGGCGAGGTGGATGCGCCGGAGGGGCTGGTGACGCGCCTGCGCTGGTGGGGCCAGTGGGCCCGCGCGAGCCGGGAAGATCGTGTGATCCAGACGACGGGCCGCGAGGCACGTGAAGAGGCCTTGAAACGCCTGCGGGAGCGAGGCTTGATCTCCTGA
- a CDS encoding glycosyltransferase codes for MTLSVIMPVYNGREYLDQALRSLQQQTRPYDELVAVDDGSTDGAGELLDAWAAKDSRIRVIHQENRGLPKALNVAWQAAQGEWLARMDGDDICYPHRFEYQLKYLEAHPQVVCLGTAVKVVDPRGRVLSVGLPPERHGEIDARLLEGHGSALYHPTIMLRRRTLEALGGYRESVEMEDLDLFLRLAEQGEVHNLMDVLLEYRLHLRSTNHRRREKHERMVRLCVAEALERRGLDPQEAADMPLPERTDTLSSVYFEWSCMAFQHRNFGTGFHHALNSLQSAWTKPEGWQRAAKSLKYGVHCWFTSHESRTYR; via the coding sequence ATGACGCTTTCCGTCATCATGCCGGTCTACAATGGCCGCGAATACCTCGACCAAGCCCTTCGCAGCCTGCAGCAGCAGACGCGGCCCTACGATGAGCTCGTGGCGGTTGACGACGGCTCGACCGATGGCGCGGGAGAGCTGCTCGATGCCTGGGCCGCCAAAGACAGCCGTATCCGGGTGATCCATCAGGAAAACCGGGGACTGCCCAAGGCCCTCAACGTCGCCTGGCAAGCCGCGCAAGGGGAATGGCTGGCCCGGATGGACGGCGACGACATCTGTTACCCTCACCGCTTTGAGTATCAGCTGAAATACCTGGAGGCGCACCCGCAGGTGGTCTGCCTTGGCACCGCCGTCAAAGTGGTCGACCCTCGCGGCCGTGTGCTCAGCGTTGGCCTGCCGCCGGAGCGCCATGGCGAGATCGACGCCCGCTTGCTGGAAGGCCATGGCAGCGCCCTGTATCACCCCACCATCATGCTGCGCCGCCGCACGCTGGAGGCCCTTGGTGGCTACCGCGAATCGGTAGAAATGGAAGATCTCGACCTGTTCCTGCGCCTCGCCGAGCAGGGCGAAGTCCACAACCTGATGGACGTGTTGCTCGAATACCGTCTCCACCTGCGCAGCACGAATCACCGCCGCCGCGAGAAGCACGAGCGCATGGTGCGCCTCTGCGTGGCCGAAGCGCTGGAGCGCCGGGGGCTAGACCCGCAGGAGGCCGCCGACATGCCGCTGCCCGAACGTACCGACACCCTCAGCTCCGTTTATTTCGAATGGAGCTGTATGGCCTTTCAGCACCGTAATTTCGGCACAGGCTTCCACCACGCGCTCAACTCGCTGCAGTCGGCCTGGACGAAGCCGGAAGGCTGGCAGCGGGCCGCCAAATCGCTCAAATACGGCGTGCACTGCTGGTTTACCTCGCACGAAAGCCGCACCTACCGCTGA
- a CDS encoding transcription termination/antitermination NusG family protein, with product MPDLAKCPPGWYVVQAQPKREHLAAQLLRLQAGVPTFCPRLAYLKHTARGKVRFVEALFPGYLFVWIERMPEVYRQLKAIKGVRDLVAYGDAVPRMPEHVIKQLQAQIQGDQPAEMDEPVLVAGERVIVLDGPFKGFEAVVNSVLPAQERVAVLLDFLGQPQTIEFARDDLDSLDAPSPRQKWSQL from the coding sequence ATGCCTGATTTAGCGAAGTGTCCGCCCGGCTGGTATGTCGTGCAGGCTCAGCCCAAACGCGAGCACCTGGCAGCCCAGCTCTTGCGTTTGCAGGCGGGTGTACCGACTTTTTGCCCTCGACTGGCGTATCTCAAGCACACCGCGCGCGGCAAGGTGCGCTTTGTCGAAGCGCTGTTCCCGGGCTACCTCTTCGTCTGGATCGAGCGCATGCCGGAGGTTTACCGCCAGCTCAAGGCCATCAAAGGCGTGCGCGACCTCGTGGCCTACGGTGACGCCGTGCCCCGCATGCCCGAGCACGTGATCAAGCAGCTACAGGCCCAGATCCAAGGCGACCAGCCGGCGGAAATGGATGAGCCGGTGCTGGTGGCAGGCGAGCGCGTGATCGTGCTGGATGGGCCGTTCAAGGGATTCGAAGCGGTCGTCAATTCCGTCCTCCCCGCTCAGGAACGGGTGGCCGTGCTGCTCGACTTCCTCGGCCAGCCGCAAACGATTGAATTTGCCCGCGACGACCTCGATTCGCTCGACGCCCCGAGCCCTCGCCAAAAATGGTCGCAACTCTGA
- a CDS encoding class I SAM-dependent methyltransferase gives MSTTSSLEAKAPTPTTSLNLTALAERGAFPDVLVRWAIRQKLAAKLVEERGVGHDVSVDDFAAELEDSPIALATDKANEQHYELPSEYFAQVLGHHRKYSCCYWPAGTATLEEAEAAALEQVVERADIRPGQRVLELGCGWGSFCLYAATRFPESEFVAVSNSRTQRAYIQGQAEMRHLKNLRVVTADMNGFAPEGTFDRVVSIEMFEHMKNYRQLMKRIASWLNPGGKLFVHIFVHHTFAYHFEDEGREDDWMAHYFFTGGSMPSDDLLLRYQDDLRIAGHWRVNGQHYSRTLEAWLQRHDAARAQIMPLFEETYGGEREAKLWFQRWRMFYLACSELFNYADGWQWHVSHYRFEKR, from the coding sequence ATGTCCACTACCTCATCCCTCGAAGCCAAAGCCCCCACACCCACTACCAGCCTCAACTTGACCGCGCTCGCCGAACGCGGCGCCTTCCCGGATGTGCTGGTGCGCTGGGCCATCCGCCAGAAGCTGGCCGCCAAGCTCGTGGAAGAGCGCGGGGTGGGGCACGACGTTTCGGTCGACGATTTTGCGGCCGAGCTTGAAGACAGCCCCATCGCGCTCGCGACCGACAAGGCCAACGAGCAACACTACGAGCTCCCGAGCGAATACTTTGCCCAAGTGCTGGGCCACCACCGCAAATACAGTTGCTGCTACTGGCCGGCGGGCACCGCCACGCTGGAAGAGGCGGAGGCCGCGGCGCTGGAGCAAGTGGTCGAGCGGGCAGACATCCGGCCGGGCCAGCGCGTGCTCGAGCTGGGCTGCGGCTGGGGCAGTTTTTGCCTCTATGCCGCCACGCGCTTCCCGGAAAGCGAATTCGTCGCCGTCTCCAACTCCCGCACCCAGCGGGCCTACATCCAGGGCCAGGCCGAGATGCGGCACCTGAAGAACCTCCGTGTGGTGACGGCCGACATGAACGGCTTTGCCCCCGAAGGCACCTTCGACCGCGTCGTCTCGATCGAGATGTTCGAGCACATGAAGAATTACCGCCAGTTGATGAAGCGCATCGCTTCATGGCTCAACCCGGGTGGCAAGCTCTTCGTGCACATCTTCGTCCATCACACCTTTGCCTACCATTTTGAAGACGAAGGCCGCGAAGACGACTGGATGGCCCACTACTTTTTTACCGGTGGCAGCATGCCGAGCGACGACCTGCTGCTGCGCTACCAGGACGACTTGCGGATTGCCGGCCACTGGCGCGTCAACGGGCAGCATTATTCCCGCACGCTGGAGGCCTGGCTGCAAAGGCACGATGCGGCACGGGCGCAGATCATGCCGCTCTTCGAGGAAACTTACGGAGGAGAACGTGAGGCAAAGCTTTGGTTCCAACGCTGGCGCATGTTCTACCTCGCCTGCAGCGAGTTGTTCAACTACGCCGACGGCTGGCAGTGGCACGTCAGTCACTATCGCTTCGAAAAGCGTTAG
- a CDS encoding DUF1295 domain-containing protein: protein MDRADLLLILWAALGFVVTYGLLWVYQWRRQDATIVDVGWPYSLAAAVLFFGLVTDGPLAHRLLWAILPALWAARLGTHILTRRVLSKEGEDPRYRALRRHWGKHADLHFIWFFQAQGLANIFLTAPILLLMKNPQPGLSSWEIVGAVIVIASVALERVADNQLHAWKSNPQNKGITCRKGLWRYSRHPNYFFEWCHWLAYPVAGLALLDTSLAPWWPLTLLGPVLMFILLVKGTGIPFAEQQSLEHRGEDYRRYQQETHAFFPWFPRKPARPVQPS from the coding sequence ATGGATCGCGCGGACTTACTGCTGATTCTTTGGGCGGCGCTCGGCTTCGTCGTCACCTACGGCTTGCTCTGGGTCTATCAGTGGCGCCGCCAGGATGCGACGATTGTCGATGTGGGCTGGCCTTACAGCCTCGCCGCTGCGGTGCTCTTTTTCGGCCTCGTGACCGATGGCCCGCTGGCGCACCGCCTGCTGTGGGCGATCCTCCCAGCCCTCTGGGCCGCGCGCCTCGGCACACACATCCTCACCCGCCGCGTATTGAGCAAGGAGGGCGAAGACCCGCGCTACCGGGCGCTGCGCCGCCACTGGGGCAAACACGCCGATCTGCACTTCATCTGGTTTTTCCAGGCCCAAGGGCTCGCCAACATCTTCCTCACCGCACCCATCCTGCTGCTGATGAAAAATCCGCAGCCCGGCCTTTCGAGCTGGGAAATCGTCGGTGCGGTTATCGTGATCGCCTCTGTCGCGCTCGAACGGGTGGCCGACAACCAGCTCCACGCCTGGAAGAGCAACCCGCAAAACAAGGGCATCACCTGCCGCAAAGGCCTCTGGCGCTACTCCCGCCACCCCAACTACTTTTTTGAATGGTGCCACTGGCTGGCCTACCCAGTCGCCGGCCTCGCCCTTCTGGATACGTCTCTGGCCCCCTGGTGGCCGCTGACGCTGCTGGGCCCTGTGCTGATGTTCATCCTGCTGGTCAAAGGCACGGGGATTCCCTTTGCCGAACAGCAGTCGCTGGAGCACCGAGGCGAAGATTACCGCCGCTACCAGCAGGAGACGCACGCCTTTTTTCCATGGTTTCCCCGTAAACCCGCCCGCCCCGTGCAACCGTCCTGA
- a CDS encoding SDR family oxidoreductase produces the protein MNERKRRKVVIGGIAGGLGRALAARLQEQGDQVAGLGRESERWEAFRSDHPDLPAFAADARDGEAWATAFRAAVDALDGVDAYVHAIGNIALKPAHLMKDDEFREVLETNLTSAFIALRAALEPMRRQKHGVIVFVSSVAAGSGLANHEAIAAAKAGIEGLVRASAATYASLGLRINAIAPGMMDTPAAGPLLASDAAQQLSARLHPLGRIGQPTEAAALIDWLIGPDAGWVTGQIWNLDGGMSSILPKPKL, from the coding sequence ATGAATGAGCGGAAGCGCAGGAAAGTGGTGATCGGCGGGATCGCCGGCGGATTGGGTCGAGCCCTGGCGGCTCGTTTGCAGGAGCAGGGCGACCAAGTCGCTGGGCTGGGGCGGGAGTCGGAGCGCTGGGAGGCCTTCCGCTCCGATCACCCCGATCTGCCTGCCTTTGCCGCCGATGCGCGCGATGGCGAAGCTTGGGCTACGGCTTTTCGTGCCGCAGTGGATGCGCTTGATGGAGTCGACGCCTACGTCCACGCGATTGGTAATATTGCCCTCAAGCCTGCCCACTTGATGAAGGACGACGAGTTTCGCGAAGTGCTCGAAACGAACCTCACCAGCGCTTTCATTGCCCTGCGTGCTGCCCTGGAGCCGATGCGCCGGCAGAAGCATGGTGTCATCGTCTTTGTGAGCAGCGTTGCCGCTGGATCCGGTTTGGCCAACCACGAAGCGATTGCGGCGGCGAAGGCCGGGATTGAAGGTCTGGTCCGTGCCTCGGCTGCGACCTATGCGAGCCTCGGCCTGCGGATCAACGCCATTGCCCCGGGCATGATGGATACGCCTGCTGCTGGTCCACTCTTGGCCAGCGACGCGGCCCAGCAACTCTCCGCCCGCCTGCACCCGCTGGGGCGAATTGGGCAACCTACTGAGGCCGCCGCACTGATCGACTGGCTGATCGGCCCCGACGCTGGCTGGGTAACCGGGCAAATCTGGAATTTGGATGGCGGAATGAGCAGCATTTTGCCCAAACCCAAGCTATAG